GACATGTAACAAGCGAGAGCTTTAATGTCTGGTAGTCTGACTTCTCACAAATCCATTAACTCACATTAGTTCTATTCCCAAAGGCGGCGTAGAATGGCTGCTTGTTATGCTGGAACAGGTTCTTGATATCTGTAAGGCATTCAATCTTGAAGATCTCTGGTTTCTTTTCAATGACctccctgaaacaaacagaatttGATTAGACTCACATATGCATGTCCTTATCATGGGTCAAGTCTGAATTAGATTTAACTAACACATATTTAGTTTCCcttaatcttttattttcttaatttactcaaaatgatttgatgattttccCACTAACATACAGTCAGCCCAAATGCAGGGATGGCacagatgtttctgtgacatGCAAATAGAAGCAAGTGGGCCATGTAGATAATGCAAATTTGTGCAACCTGAAGACATCACACAATAATTCACATGCTGCAGGTCGCTCTGGCGACACACGGTAAAggtcaaagaaaacacaactaaactggtaacaaaacagaaagtttgttttcttgtgctGACCTTTGACAGGGTACGGGTGCAACTAAGTAAAAAGACTGGCTTTGGCCATGTTACGTACATCAAATTGATAATAGGCCTGTATGGGATAACAACACattgcctgtgtgtgttgtgtgcttaCAGTATTTAATTACGCCAGAGGGAAGGAGATGGGCACAATAACTGAGTAATGCTCCAAGCCTCTGACATTTATGCCCATGTAAATCTACAGCTATAACAATATATGTGGTGTTATAGTTGTTTAATTAACTTGACATTAACATATGCTGACATTAACTGTTGCTGAGCTCCATAAAAAACTAACTCTGAATCAGCCGCATGTATTAAATCATATTTACCAAGACCAGAATTTTTCTTTGGATCAATTCCCAGCTGAATTGTGCAATGAATACACACATTCTTTCCCAGTGTCACTTGGAACAAGTTAagaatttttaattttcaatcagtcaaactttatttgtatagcgcCAATTCACAACATAAGTTATCTCATTACACTTCCCAATTTAGGCTTCTTTACAGTGAAAAATGACAGTCCTCTCCTATAATAATCCAATGACAGCTCAGTACTTCACAGAAAATAAGCAAGCTGCCATTCTCCTAAGTTTAACTGGCTAATGAACAAACTTAACAGTCTCACATCAAATGTGATGCCGTGAAGGCTTTCCTTCGTTTGCGAAGAAATAATTCACAAGTTTTCAGAACAAACTGTCCAaaccaggaaataaaaaagaaagaatagtCAAGTTAAGAGACACTAGGAACATACTGGGTAATAGCATATTTCTAGAAATTGATGGCAAGGCTACCAACACAGCTATTCGCTTAGACTTTGAAGTTCCAGTAGCCTTAACACCCACAGCATATGAAAAGCTAATATTAATGAATGTGGATTTGGAGAGGATTTTGACTCTGAGAAACTTGATATTTAATCTGTAATTAAATTGGCAGACAGGAAGGATTATATCTTGAAGGGAGACAAATACCAGGTGATTTGAAATCCAAATTAAGATTTGGTGATAAGGAGGATTTCATGTATGCAATGCCTTTGGGAATAAGAGGTATTTGGCTTTATGACACTGGGATTCATAGCAATTATattgtgtgttattattataCCTGTGGAAAGCAGAGAAAAGGCTGCTGGGAGACAGCATGAGAGGTCCCCGGGGTAGAATAGTGCCTCCATCATTGACCCATTGCAGGTAACCTCTTGTCATGTCTGCCATGCCGATAGCCCGCGCTGAGCAGTACAAGAACTTATACCCGTTCCTGCCAAAGGAGAGAGCTCATTAATGGCTGTTCCACTAGAGTTAAATATCATGACCATCATTAGCTACTACTAAGAATAGCACTTTAATTAGATCGCTTATATCAGTTGCTTTCATTATGTGCAGAAGTCATACGaattaaatgaacatttttactaAGGAAAGATTATATTTGTAATTACTACTAATAGCCGTTACAGCCCATTTCCTCTTATTTGTATTACATTTTCTATTCTCTGCCTAACTAAAGCAGCAGAGGATATTCATGGTGCTTTTACTTTCAACAACAACTCTCTCCTGCTTATAGTTAAACTTCCTGAGCCAACCACCACAAAGCATCCCCGCAAAACACAGCAATATCTACTTCACAGGAAGATGGCTAGCAATCAAAACTGAGGCAGTGCAAACTACTGACCAACCATTCACCTTTTCTCTGTGATTAATCAGTGGTGTAATGCACTTACTCAGCTACTGAGTGGTAGAGCTTGGCAATGCCCTGGTGGGTCCAGTCCTTCCCCAACTGTGGCAGAATTTGTCCAAACACATCTGACCTAAAGCATttaacaaacatacacaaatgtTAGTAACATATAGGCAGAGATATCCCATCTGCCAGATCCATCACTGAGAAGTGTAGCAGATGTAGAGTGagagtcaaataaaacatgtgcctgaaataaaataagacagATCGGCGCTGCAGACCGTTCAAAGAGGGTCAAATAAAACACCATAACTACTATTCATCATAAAAAGGGAACGTTATAGACTGTTCACCACTAACGAGGATTACAGGCCCATAGGCGAGGCACTGTCTCAACCTCAACTTATGGCTGTGTCTACAGACTGAAATGTAAATGGGCTCATTATAATCCGTGTGCTCTTTGCCCAGATGCTCAGAGAGCCACATGTCACAGGTTGGCCTAAAGGGTCACAGAGATAATAAGCTCCAGTCAGTCTGGGCCTGTTTGATGTTGACCACCTATGAACTGATGAATGTGCATCAAAATAGATGGAGCTGGATTTGAGCTAATTAAAAAAGCTTTACATAAATGCAACTGGATTATGGACTGAATATCTGTTTGTTGACAAGGACTTGAAAAACTGTCCATGGTGATGAAGCTGCTATGGAAACTGCACAAGATGTCTAAGAAGGGAAGATCAGTTAAAACCAATTCATCATCGTTTTTAGTTATTTTCTACATCATCCAACCTATCCAAAGTTCTCTGAAGTCACTAATCATTCACCTGCTGGCCACCATCTGTGGTGATCACATTAGTCATCAAATAAGGCACctcatttatatattcatacacacacacagtatgaagGCCATTTATCTATGTATAAATACGAGGGTCAAAATGACTAATAACATTGCACTTCTGCAGATTCTGTCTTGTTAATGCACAAAAATACTTCCTTtcttaaaaagacaaactaGATATCCACTTTATTTTAGAAAAAGCGATAAAGGCTTCCGGGTGgctacaaaaatacatcatccctaCAGCACTCTATTATAAGCACACATAGGCTGATATGCAACCAAAGGTAACAAAGTGTGAACTAACTACAATCAGTGTGCTTAAATATCTGGTTTCCCTACTTTCACTGAAAGCTATTTTATAACAGTGcagtaaaagtataaaaataacTCAGTTTGGTTTGGCATCATGACTCTCCTCAGATGAAATGGTTTGTGGAGGCACGTACTTCGTGATGGTGCCATCAATGTCAGAGATGATGACTTTGTCATCCCAGTTCCATAGGTAGATGGTGCCTTCGCAGCGGCATGTGCCCTGGTATTGGGTGGTGATGCTAAACGTCACATCATTAGGTCCCTCCTTCAGTTTCAGACTGGCctgacaacacaaagaaaacagtgaagacATCTCGAGGTACAGGCAATTTCATTCACTAACATGTGTCCCTGCAGTGCAGGCATTACTCTCCACTCCAGTATGATTTGTTTTGCCTCAGTACAATGAACATGTGCAGGTCTTTAGAGCCCCCTACAGACTGTATATGGAGAGACACCATGAAGTTAATAGCTAGCCAGCAGAGGGAGCTctacacaacaaaataaagccTTTTAAGTACAAATCTCATTGAGTAATATGCACCATTTTTAACCTGAGCAATCATCTACTCTCATAACAAGctccattttaatttaaaaacataactGTCAAATTAAAGTCCAACTCAACTTGTTATAAAAGTTGTTAGGCTGGAGAATGATGAAGGAAGTAGGCTTGAGCATTTTGAGGAAGGAACAGAATGCACTTACTATCTGATCAGAAGAGAGGCGTAGTGACTTCCTGTAAGTGTGTGGGCTGGGGTGGTGCTGACTATCAACTGGCTGAAGTCTCTCCTGACAGGATACAGCGCTCACCTCCTTGGACTCTTCATCACTGGATGAGTCTCCTTGTTTCGGACTGCAGGGAAACAAAAGCATTtatcaccaaaacaaacaatacatgtTGTTGTAATGTTTTAGGACTATctttagtaaaaaaaagaaaattatcaATAAATTCTTGCTACCACTTACGGTAAGGGCAGTTTCTCCTGAGATATGGAGggttcttcctcctccagatgAGAGTCCTCCTTAGTTTCAAGCTTGGTCTCCGActgaaagaaaagcaggaaaatatccCGACATAtgaagaaaatatcaaaacgAATGACtagacacaaaaaaagctttgttcTTGTGAAACTTCTGAAAGCATGTGCACACCTGCTTGATTGTACTATCTGCCCTCTTTCGCCAGAACCACCAGCGGCCTGACTTCTTTGGCATTTTCTCCTTCACCCAGGCCTCCTCTGTAGCCTaggaaaaacaagacaacaagacaaatcaaaatgaGCTACTTGCAAGAAGACATAAAagtactgaaacacacagaacagaaaatcAAGATCACTGTTACCTTTGGTAAATTCTTCTGAAATGCTTGTAGACTCAGAATCAAAGGTGCAGCTAGTGTCCAATTATAATacctgagaaaaacacagacattaattaagagaaaatattacattatatcTCTCCAGTACCattcacatgtgaaataaaaatgcttACTTACCTATTTCCTATCTTCACTACCAGGTTCGGGTTATCTATAATTGCTGGGCTTTCAGCAAATTCATGATAGGTGATGATATGCTCCATGAACCtttctgcaaacacagaagGAAGTGGAACATTAATTAGAGACAGAAGATGAAAAGGTCATTGGTGACGAGCCATAACGTCTTACTTAAGCCACACAGAAAGGTCAAGAAACTTTTGCTTCCATCAGCCACATCAGTATAGGAGAGAAGAGTGTATGTAGTCAGTAAAATTATTTGACACTGAGCAAgatcagagagaaagacagagttgTCCAGAGATAAGTGACAAAGTACTGCTGGGATTCAACCGTTTACAAATTGAGTATATGGTCTGATTGAGTAGAAATATCGGGCCAGCACTGGTATCATTTCACATTCCAAGATGGATTTTTGTCTAGAAAAAGAGACTGCGCCCACAGTGGCTGGAGGCCTTTTCTAATGTGGCGAATACGTATGGAAACTTTGTAGTTACACAATGAATGTAGTATGTCTCCACTGGCTGAGGTGAACCTTCTATCCTGAATGAAAGTACTAAGTGCACttttagttacatttttcaTGAGCGCCATTCCAATGTACCTTTGgatatttcagcattttctgtgaGGCctccacacagagacagagtgacgTCAGGGAGGTCACTCGCTGAATCAGACAGACACTCTGTCCCgctgtcagctgctgcactgcCCACAGACTGTGGCGACTGTGATCCAGAATGCATCTCGGAGTCCATCCAGTGCTTCGTCGCTGCCTCAGACTCACTGAAGcaacacaagagaaaaacacatcacaataCTTGTCTTTAAGGCTTCTTAGAGAAAGAATATTTATGCTATGTTTCGTTTTTAAAAGACCAGATTTAAGTTTTGATTTTTAAGTAGAACAGGTCAAGCAGTGACATTAATTATGTGACTCTTTTCTGATCTAACCTCTTAGGAAAATATCGTGCAGCGACATCAGGTTCAAGTACATTCAGGTCATCTAGGTAGATATCCTCAGGACCCTGATGATGGCTCCTCTTTGGGACACCTTCTTTCAACAAAataatttgtattaatatacAGTAATAGCTTATGCTAACCAAGAGAAAATTGGTAATGGGTGACCACAAACCCACCTTTCTTCTTTGAGGGTGAATCACTCTGTTGGCTGTTAGAAGGGGTGGACGTTGCAACGCTGGATGGCAGAACATCCAGGGGCTCTGACGGGGTTATAGGACTCAGAGAGGTTACGGTGCTGACAGATGCAAGAGGATTCACGGGTGTAACAGTGGTGACAGGGGTGCGTGGCTTGGGCTTGACGATGGTACACACTGAGGAAGTGGGGGCAGCATCTTCCTTTTCAATATCTGTCTCGTTTTCCATGGCCTCAGAGCTGAGGATGACACGGAAGTGGGTGGTCTCTGATGGCGTGATGGTCACCGTTTTTAGTAGTTCTGGTTTCTCTTTTTTGGGGACCTGGAGATTGGATAACGGGGACAGTAGTTAAGAAagtaatgtcattttctaatacttgcctttacctACTTAGTTATCATGGAGACTGTACAGATGATCATTTATAAGAAATCTAATTGTGTTAACATTCTATGAAAGCACCAATaccatatttaaaaaatatacagcctaaaaatatatatgaggTTTTTTTAAGgtcatattgcccagccctgcTGGAAGGAAGTGCTTACCCTGGTTGTTTCAGGAAACTCTCCCCAGGTCCACTGCATGTGGGACTCAGCTCTGAGCATACTCTCTGAGGGCCTGACCATCAATTCAGAGTCACTCTTAGGAGAGAAGGCCTGGGACAAGCCATGActgggaggaaaagaaaaacaaatgagtttATTTACTTGTCTCTGCTGCACCTCAGCTGATGGCTCTATGTTCACCCCAATACATACCTGTCATCTGCTGGCCAATCCCCATCAGACAGTGGATAACCATCGAGGTTGTGTCTGGCTGCAGGTAATTTGGGGTCAATGTCCCGCATTGTGGTCACTGATGGTGACCTAATAAAGGGTGAAACAGACAcattatttacataaataaagcCATTTCTATAGATCTGGGCTCCCTATAGCAGTGAGCATTGATATGAACCCACCTTGAGACACGCACTGCAGCTTCCTCATCAGAGCTCAGGTCCATCTCAAAGATCTCCTCATTTTGCCCATTGCCGGACATAGCAGCAGTCGTAGCAGCAGGTGCGTTAGCAGCAATAGCATTACCAGTTGTGACTGACATCGGGGGGGTCAGCTCCTCTCTTCGGGGGTCTCCTTTGTGCTTCttcctccgtctcttcttcttttttgtggCTGTGGTGCTTGGAGCTGGGGGCTCAGGTGTGTCCTCTGGGTCAACAGGGTCATCCTCCAGATCTTTTGCCGC
Above is a window of Acanthopagrus latus isolate v.2019 chromosome 21, fAcaLat1.1, whole genome shotgun sequence DNA encoding:
- the lpin2 gene encoding phosphatidate phosphatase LPIN2 isoform X3, producing MNYVGQLAGQVLVTVKELYKGINQATLSGCIDVVVVRQRDGTYQCSPFHVRFGKLGVLRSKEKVIDIEVNGEPVELHMKLGDNGEAFFVQESEQLNIVPAHLATSPIPTESHLFWMSEVEHRAAKDLEDDPVDPEDTPEPPAPSTTATKKKKRRRKKHKGDPRREELTPPMSVTTGNAIAANAPAATTAAMSGNGQNEEIFEMDLSSDEEAAVRVSRSPSVTTMRDIDPKLPAARHNLDGYPLSDGDWPADDSHGLSQAFSPKSDSELMVRPSESMLRAESHMQWTWGEFPETTRVPKKEKPELLKTVTITPSETTHFRVILSSEAMENETDIEKEDAAPTSSVCTIVKPKPRTPVTTVTPVNPLASVSTVTSLSPITPSEPLDVLPSSVATSTPSNSQQSDSPSKKKEGVPKRSHHQGPEDIYLDDLNVLEPDVAARYFPKSESEAATKHWMDSEMHSGSQSPQSVGSAAADSGTECLSDSASDLPDVTLSLCGGLTENAEISKERFMEHIITYHEFAESPAIIDNPNLVVKIGNRYYNWTLAAPLILSLQAFQKNLPKATEEAWVKEKMPKKSGRWWFWRKRADSTIKQSETKLETKEDSHLEEEEPSISQEKLPLPPKQGDSSSDEESKEVSAVSCQERLQPVDSQHHPSPHTYRKSLRLSSDQIASLKLKEGPNDVTFSITTQYQGTCRCEGTIYLWNWDDKVIISDIDGTITKSDVFGQILPQLGKDWTHQGIAKLYHSVAENGYKFLYCSARAIGMADMTRGYLQWVNDGGTILPRGPLMLSPSSLFSAFHREVIEKKPEIFKIECLTDIKNLFQHNKQPFYAAFGNRTNDVFAYKEVGVPVCRIFTVNPKGELIQEQTKGNKSSYSRLSELVEHVFPLLSKEQNEAFVMPEYSSFCYWRQPIPVINPDELL
- the lpin2 gene encoding phosphatidate phosphatase LPIN2 isoform X1: MKRQRSWGNRDLLESSTDDNTTDNSDESSSLRSSWTLADTMNYVGQLAGQVLVTVKELYKGINQATLSGCIDVVVVRQRDGTYQCSPFHVRFGKLGVLRSKEKVIDIEVNGEPVELHMKLGDNGEAFFVQESEQLNIVPAHLATSPIPTESHLFWMSEVEHRAAKDLEDDPVDPEDTPEPPAPSTTATKKKKRRRKKHKGDPRREELTPPMSVTTGNAIAANAPAATTAAMSGNGQNEEIFEMDLSSDEEAAVRVSRSPSVTTMRDIDPKLPAARHNLDGYPLSDGDWPADDSHGLSQAFSPKSDSELMVRPSESMLRAESHMQWTWGEFPETTRVPKKEKPELLKTVTITPSETTHFRVILSSEAMENETDIEKEDAAPTSSVCTIVKPKPRTPVTTVTPVNPLASVSTVTSLSPITPSEPLDVLPSSVATSTPSNSQQSDSPSKKKEGVPKRSHHQGPEDIYLDDLNVLEPDVAARYFPKSESEAATKHWMDSEMHSGSQSPQSVGSAAADSGTECLSDSASDLPDVTLSLCGGLTENAEISKERFMEHIITYHEFAESPAIIDNPNLVVKIGNRYYNWTLAAPLILSLQAFQKNLPKATEEAWVKEKMPKKSGRWWFWRKRADSTIKQSETKLETKEDSHLEEEEPSISQEKLPLPPKQGDSSSDEESKEVSAVSCQERLQPVDSQHHPSPHTYRKSLRLSSDQIASLKLKEGPNDVTFSITTQYQGTCRCEGTIYLWNWDDKVIISDIDGTITKSDVFGQILPQLGKDWTHQGIAKLYHSVAENGYKFLYCSARAIGMADMTRGYLQWVNDGGTILPRGPLMLSPSSLFSAFHREVIEKKPEIFKIECLTDIKNLFQHNKQPFYAAFGNRTNDVFAYKEVGVPVCRIFTVNPKGELIQEQTKGNKSSYSRLSELVEHVFPLLSKEQNEAFVMPEYSSFCYWRQPIPVINPDELL
- the lpin2 gene encoding phosphatidate phosphatase LPIN2 isoform X2 produces the protein MKRQRSWGNRDLLESSTDDNTTDNSDESSSLRSSWTLADTMNYVGQLAGQVLVTVKELYKGINQATLSGCIDVVVVRQRDGTYQCSPFHVRFGKLGVLRSKEKVIDIEVNGEPVELHMKLGDNGEAFFVQESEQLNIVPAHLATSPIPTESHLFWMSEVEHRAAKDLEDDPVDPEDTPEPPAPSTTATKKKKRRRKKHKGDPRREELTPPMSVTTGNAIAANAPAATTAAMSGNGQNEEIFEMDLSSDEEAAVRVSRSPSVTTMRDIDPKLPAARHNLDGYPLSDGDWPADDSHGLSQAFSPKSDSELMVRPSESMLRAESHMQWTWGEFPETTRVPKKEKPELLKTVTITPSETTHFRVILSSEAMENETDIEKEDAAPTSSVCTIVKPKPRTPVTTVTPVNPLASVSTVTSLSPITPSEPLDVLPSSVATSTPSNSQQSDSPSKKKGVPKRSHHQGPEDIYLDDLNVLEPDVAARYFPKSESEAATKHWMDSEMHSGSQSPQSVGSAAADSGTECLSDSASDLPDVTLSLCGGLTENAEISKERFMEHIITYHEFAESPAIIDNPNLVVKIGNRYYNWTLAAPLILSLQAFQKNLPKATEEAWVKEKMPKKSGRWWFWRKRADSTIKQSETKLETKEDSHLEEEEPSISQEKLPLPPKQGDSSSDEESKEVSAVSCQERLQPVDSQHHPSPHTYRKSLRLSSDQIASLKLKEGPNDVTFSITTQYQGTCRCEGTIYLWNWDDKVIISDIDGTITKSDVFGQILPQLGKDWTHQGIAKLYHSVAENGYKFLYCSARAIGMADMTRGYLQWVNDGGTILPRGPLMLSPSSLFSAFHREVIEKKPEIFKIECLTDIKNLFQHNKQPFYAAFGNRTNDVFAYKEVGVPVCRIFTVNPKGELIQEQTKGNKSSYSRLSELVEHVFPLLSKEQNEAFVMPEYSSFCYWRQPIPVINPDELL